One Brassica napus cultivar Da-Ae chromosome A1, Da-Ae, whole genome shotgun sequence genomic region harbors:
- the LOC106351139 gene encoding cyclin-dependent protein kinase inhibitor SMR1 encodes MDLDLIQDLSKFNFPATIKIQSKTTRNINEGGEEDGFSCSTPTSQEHKIPPVLDSPPPPPRKPRPQPSKPSATAALMIRSCKRKLLVSTCEVIMNREEIDRFFTSVYSDTSTTAKRRRSYPSCVRR; translated from the coding sequence ATGGATCTTGATTTAATACAAGATCTGTCCAAATTCAACTTCCCAGCAACCATCAAGATCCAATCCAAAACCACAAGAAACATTAACGAAGGCGGTGAAGAAGATGGCTTTAGTTGCAGCACACCcacatctcaagaacacaagattcCTCCCGTCCTAGATTCTCCACCTCCCCCGCCACGAAAACCTCGTCCACAGCCGTCAAAACCATCTGCTACGGCGGCTTTGATGATCAGATCGTGTAAGAGGAAGCTCTTAGTGTCGACTTGTGAGGTTATCATGAATAGGGAAGAGATAGACCGTTTCTTCACCTCCGTTTATAGTGACACGTCGACCACAGCGAAACGAAGGAGAAGTTATCCTTCTTGTGTCCGAAGATGA